A window of Maioricimonas rarisocia genomic DNA:
CAGAAGCCTCTGACAGAACATCCCACCACCACCCGCGACCGCAATTCCCCCCTGCGGTCGCCCCCTCCATCAACTCCTCACGGGCAACACACCATGAACGCGCGTTACTCAACGACCATCACTGCTGCCGCGCTGTCGATCACATGCGGGCTGACGCTTCCCTCGACCGTTTGCTGCGACGATCCCGCCGACGCCCCGGCCGAGCGGGTAAGCCGGGCGGAAGCACGCCGCCAGGCCCGGCTGCTGCACGAGACGATTCACTCGACGCTGCAGCGCGTGCACCACGAGTTCTATCGCGAAGACGAGGGGTTGCCGATCCCGGCCGCAGTCATCGAGGACACATTCGACGACCTCGAGGAAACGCAGCAGGTGAAGCTGCGCTGGCTCGTCGTTGAAGGGCAGGCCATGAACACCGACCATGTCGCGCAGAACGAGTTTGAGAAGGCGGCGGTCAAGGCACTCGAGTCTGGCCGCGAGGAGTACGAATGGATCGAAGGCAACATGTATCGCCGTGCCGGTGCGATCAGTCTCACCAACGCCTGTCTGAAGTGCCACGTCCCGGACCGCAAGACAACCGAGAACCGGACCGCCGGCCTGATCGTGGGCATCCCGATTCACAAGGAGTGACTGCGGCTGCTGGGTCAGCCCGCTCTCACCGGTATCATGGAATTG
This region includes:
- a CDS encoding c-type heme family protein, which codes for MNARYSTTITAAALSITCGLTLPSTVCCDDPADAPAERVSRAEARRQARLLHETIHSTLQRVHHEFYREDEGLPIPAAVIEDTFDDLEETQQVKLRWLVVEGQAMNTDHVAQNEFEKAAVKALESGREEYEWIEGNMYRRAGAISLTNACLKCHVPDRKTTENRTAGLIVGIPIHKE